In one Lycium barbarum isolate Lr01 chromosome 7, ASM1917538v2, whole genome shotgun sequence genomic region, the following are encoded:
- the LOC132604282 gene encoding cytoplasmic 60S subunit biogenesis factor REI1 homolog 1-like translates to MSGLTCNACDKEFADDTEQKFHYKSEWHRYNLKRKVAGVPGVRETIFLARQAALAEEKEKLSETPLLYACGLCGREYRSSKAHAQHLKSKSHLTRASQQPGHHDENSVTIKPLLRHPRNETSRKAREDVEESDESEWEEIDPDEEMIGEAADSLTDLKMNEHTSNDNMDEDSDVDEYIGNLDPSCCFMCDKEHKTIESCMVHMHKKHGFFIPDVEYLKDPKGFLTYLSLKVKRDFMCLYCNYRCHPFSSLEAVRKHMEAKSHCRVHYGDGDDDEEAELEEFYDYSSSFVDETGKQLILSDDTGNSVELGSGGSELIITTRNDNGRSVKTLGSREFLRYYRQKLRPTRTNDVAISAAVAARYRSMGLATVQSKEQMVKLKVLKAMNKSGVEIMRSKIGMKSNVIRNLPKNIPY, encoded by the exons GTCGCGGGAGTTCCCGGAGTGAGAGAGACTATTTTTCTAGCCAGACAGGCTGCACTTGCAGAAGAGAAGGAAAAGTTAAGTGAAACTCCATTGCTGTATGCCTGTGGTCTGTGTGGCAGAGAGTATAGAAGCTCCAAGGCTCATGCTCAGCATCTGAAATCTAAAAGTCACCTAACACGGGCTTCTCAACAACCAGGTCATCATGATGAGAATAGTGTTACAATCAAGCCGCTTCTACGCCATCCTCGAAATGAAACTTCACGGAAGGCAAGAGAAGATGTTGAGGAAAGTGATGAAAGTGAGTGGGAGGAGATTGATCCAGATGAAGAGATGATTGGTGAAGCCGCCGATTCTTTAACAGACTTAAAGATGAATGAGCATACATCTAATGACAATATGGATGAAGATAGTGATGTTGATGAATACATTGGAAACTTAGATCCATCATGTTGCTTCATGTGTGATAAAGAACACAAGACCATTGAGAGCTGCATGGTTCACATGCACAAGAAGCATGGGTTCTTCATACCTGATGTTGAGTATCTGAAGGATCCCAAAGGTTTCCTGACTTACCTTAGTCTCAAG GTTAAAAGGGATTTCATGTGCTTGTATTGCAACTACAGATGTCATCCTTTCAGCAGTTTAGAAGCAGTTCGGAAGCATATGGAAGCAAAGAGTCATTGCAGAGTGCATTATGGTGATGGCGATGATGATGAAGAAGCTGAATTAGAAGAGTTTTATGACTATAGCAGCAG CTTTGTGGATGAAACTGGGAAACAGCTCATTTTATCGGATGACACGGGCAATAGTGTGGAACTTGGAAGTGGTGGATCTGAGCTCATAATAACAACAAGAAATGATAATGGAAGATCTGTTAAGACTCTTGGATCAAGAGAGTTTTTACGATACTACCGACAGAAACTGAGGCCTACACGGACCAATGATGTGGCTATAAGTGCTGCAGTTGCCGCAAG GTACCGAAGCATGGGTCTCGCAACTGTGCAGTCCAAGGAGCAAATGGTTAAGTTGAAGGTGTTGAAGGCCATGAATAAATCTGGTGTGGAGATTATGCGCAGTAAGATTGGCATGAAAAGCAATGTCATCCGTAACCTCCCTAAGAATATACCATATTAG
- the LOC132604283 gene encoding uncharacterized protein LOC132604283, with protein sequence MTNFSMEEVELYTNWDDVFCPICLDFPHNGVLLQCSSYDKGCRPFLCDTDHMHSNCLERFKQSLSTSSEKEDVIKSEANSWPTCPLCRGEVTGWVVVEKARTHLDVKERCCEEDKCGFKGTYVELQKHANLDHPHARPSKIDPARQVDWENFQQSSEIIDVLSTIHAEVPRGVVLGDYVIEYGNDNSDDEFENFPSAERNWWTSCILYQVFNNFRTSRNRRRSRVSNNTRRGNRHLGYDGSNSDESSVASVEYVDYGVDETDDELVTVAGFSRRRADSHSSRRRRSRFYDN encoded by the exons ATGACAAATTTTTCTATGGAAGAGGTGGAGCTCTATACCAACTGGGATGATGTGTTTTGTCCCATTTGCTTGGACTTCCCTCACAATGGTGTACTCCTCCAGTGTTCATCATATGACAAGGGTTGCAGGCCTTTTTTGTGTGACACAGATCATATGCATTCCAACTGTTtagaacgcttcaaacaatcaCTTTCGACATCCAGTGAGAAAGAAGATGTGATAAAATCGGAAGCCAACAGCTGGCCCACCTGCCCCTTGTGTAGGGGAGAAGTTACTGGATGGGTTGTTGTTGAGAAGGCTCGCACGCATCTCGATGTCAAGGAACGCTGTTGTGAAGAGGATAAATGTGGATTTAAAGGAACCTATGTGGAACTTCAGAAACATGCTAATCTTGACCACCCTCATGCACGTCCCTCAAAAATAGATCCTGCTCGACAGGTTGATTGGGAAAATTTTCAGCAGTCCTCTGAAATAATAGACGTCTTGAGTACTATTCATGCAGAAGTTCCCCGAGGGGTTGTGTTAGGTGACTAtgtgattgaatatggaaatgatAATTCTGATGATGAATTTGAGAATTTCCCTTCGGCGGAAAGGAATTGGTGGACATCATGTATCTTGTATCAGGTATTTAATAACTTTAGGACATCTAGAAACAGAAGAAGATCTAGAGTAAGTAATAATACAAGAAGAGGAAACCGCCATTTGGGTTATGATGGTTCTAACTCTGATGAGAGTTCTGTGGCATCCGTAGAGTATGTAGATTATGGGGTTGATGAGACCGATGATGAACTTGTAACTGTTGCTGGCTTCTCAAGGAGAAGAGCTGATAGTCACAG TTCTCGAAGGCGACGTTCCCGCTTCTATGACAATTAG
- the LOC132604284 gene encoding transcription initiation factor TFIID subunit 10 isoform X2, which translates to MNQSQGQQTSEGRHEDDAALTDFLASLMDYTPTIPDELVEHYLGKSGFQCPDVRLIRLVAVATQKFIADVATDALQHCKARQSAVVKDKRDKQQKDKRLILTMDDLSKSLREYGVNVKHQEYFADSPSAGLDPASREE; encoded by the exons ATGAATCAAAGTCAAGGTCAACAAACAAGTGAAGGTAGACACGAAGATGATGCTGCCTTAACCGATTTCCTTGCTTCATTAATGGACTATACTCCCACT ATTCCTGATGAATTAGTGGAGCATTACTTGGGTAAAAGTGGGTTCCAATGTCCTGACGTTCGATT AATAAGGTTGGTGGCAGTTGCTACACAGAAGTTTATTGCAGATGTTGCCACTGATGCTCTCCA GCATTGCAAGGCAAGGCAGTCAGCTGTTGTCAAGGATAAAAGAGATAAGCAGCAAAAG GACAAACGCCTTATCTTGACGATGGATGATCTTTCAAAATCTCTACGAGAG TATGGTGTAAACGTCAAACATCAAGAATACTTTGCTGATAGCCCGTCTGCTGGGTTAGATCCTGCTTCAAGAGAGGAATGA
- the LOC132604284 gene encoding transcription initiation factor TFIID subunit 10 isoform X1, translating into MNQSQGQQTSEGRHEDDAALTDFLASLMDYTPTIPDELVEHYLGKSGFQCPDVRLIRLVAVATQKFIADVATDALQHCKARQSAVVKDKRDKQQKQDKRLILTMDDLSKSLREYGVNVKHQEYFADSPSAGLDPASREE; encoded by the exons ATGAATCAAAGTCAAGGTCAACAAACAAGTGAAGGTAGACACGAAGATGATGCTGCCTTAACCGATTTCCTTGCTTCATTAATGGACTATACTCCCACT ATTCCTGATGAATTAGTGGAGCATTACTTGGGTAAAAGTGGGTTCCAATGTCCTGACGTTCGATT AATAAGGTTGGTGGCAGTTGCTACACAGAAGTTTATTGCAGATGTTGCCACTGATGCTCTCCA GCATTGCAAGGCAAGGCAGTCAGCTGTTGTCAAGGATAAAAGAGATAAGCAGCAAAAG CAGGACAAACGCCTTATCTTGACGATGGATGATCTTTCAAAATCTCTACGAGAG TATGGTGTAAACGTCAAACATCAAGAATACTTTGCTGATAGCCCGTCTGCTGGGTTAGATCCTGCTTCAAGAGAGGAATGA
- the LOC132602597 gene encoding protein GLUTAMINE DUMPER 5-like: MRTVSTFIASPSISPPAIIQRSPWYSPAPYLFAGVAAMLVLITFALVILACSYWKHSGYPRENSDTESGEGEKLKVVPIFEEKIVVIMAGDLNPTFLATPISSRGNSFGGGDNCEKKMEKESEELTDEKVKEEVITMEVRDQVNEESQESHL; the protein is encoded by the coding sequence ATGAGAACAGTGAGTACCTTCATTGCTTCTCCATCAATTTCACCGCCAGCGATCATTCAAAGATCGCCATGGTATTCTCCGGCGCCATATCTATTCGCCGGAGTAGCAGCCATGCTAGTTTTGATAACTTTTGCTCTAGTAATTTTGGCTTGTTCTTACTGGAAACACTCTGGTTATCCAAGAGAAAATAGTGATACTGAATCCGGGGAAGGAGAGAAGTTGAAGGTTGTGCCGATATTTGAAGAGAAAATTGTAGTTATAATGGCTGGTGATTTGAATCCAACTTTTTTAGCTACACCTATTTCAAGTAGAGGTAATTCTTTTGGTGGTGGAGATAATTGTGAGAAGAAAATGGAAAAGGAAAGTGAAGAATTAACTGATGAGAAGGTTAAAGAAGAAGTGATTACAATGGAAGTTAGGGATCAAGTTAATGAAGAATCTCAAGAGAGCCATTTATAA
- the LOC132602598 gene encoding protein GLUTAMINE DUMPER 5-like, giving the protein MRTVSTFIASPSISPPAIIQRSPWYSPAPYLFAGVAAMLVLITFALVILACSYWKHSGYPRENSDTESGEGEKLKVVPIFEEKIVVIMAGDLNPTFLATPISSRGNSFGGGDKCEKKMEKESEELTDEKVKEEVITMEVRDQVNEESQESHL; this is encoded by the coding sequence ATGAGAACAGTGAGTACCTTCATTGCTTCTCCATCAATTTCACCGCCAGCGATCATTCAAAGATCGCCATGGTATTCTCCGGCGCCATATCTATTCGCCGGAGTAGCAGCCATGCTAGTTTTGATAACTTTTGCTCTAGTAATTTTGGCTTGTTCTTACTGGAAACACTCTGGTTATCCAAGAGAAAATAGTGATACTGAATCCGGGGAAGGAGAGAAGTTGAAGGTTGTGCCGATATTTGAAGAGAAAATTGTAGTTATAATGGCTGGTGATTTGAATCCAACTTTTTTAGCTACACCTATTTCAAGTAGAGGTAATTCTTTTGGTGGTGGAGATAAATGTGAGAAGAAAATGGAAAAGGAAAGTGAAGAATTAACTGATGAGAAGGTTAAAGAAGAAGTAATTACAATGGAAGTTAGGGATCAAGTTAATGAAGAATCTCAAGAGAGCCATTTATAA